One Pocillopora verrucosa isolate sample1 chromosome 10, ASM3666991v2, whole genome shotgun sequence genomic window carries:
- the LOC136283738 gene encoding uncharacterized protein codes for MGSREWWKNVDLISQRRRSTNVSLDRETAQDLNEYFGDLCTDGDYVEPALLEIGPEVKVPEISERYVWNSLSTLKKTATGPDQIPYWVWKDHAEIFTPIITKLWNLSLATHQWPRSWKRASINPLPKVDVPVARGDFRGINVTPVIARALEKAVYKIHAQRPVEEQLLNSQFAYREGGSCTDALLLLQNKICKFLDDPKCKAVRMFAMDFSKAFDSVSHQLLAEKLKSLLTRIS; via the coding sequence ATGGGGAGCAGAGAATGGTGGAAAAACGTAGACTTGATATCTCAACGCCGGCGGTCCACAAACGTTTCGCTGGATAGAGAGACCGCTCAAGATTTGAACGAGTATTTCGGTGACCTGTGTACGGATGGCGATTACGTTGAGCCCGCGTTACTTGAAATTGGTCCTGAGGTGAAAGTCCCGGAAATTAGTGAACGATATGTATGGAACTCACTGAGTACTCTAAAGAAGACTGCAACTGGTCCTGACCAAATTCCGTATTGGGTGTGGAAAGACCATGCGGAGATCTTCACTCCAATCATTACTAAGCTATGGAATTTGTCTCTCGCTACGCACCAATGGCCTAGATCGTGGAAAAGGGCAAGTATAAACCCACTGCCAAAAGTTGATGTTCCAGTGGCAAGAGGGGACTTCCGGGGGATCAACGTAACCCCTGTAATAGCAAGAGCCCTGGAAAAGGCAGTCTATAAGATTCACGCCCAAAGGCCGGTAGAAGAACAGCTGTTGAATAGTCAATTCGCGTATAGAGAAGGAGGGAGCTGCACAGATGCTCTGCTACTTTTACAGAATAAGATCTGCAAGTTTCTTGATGATCCCAAGTGCAAGGCAGTGCGGATGTTCGCGATGGATTTCAGTAAGGCCTTTGACTCTGTGAGCCATCAACTCCTTGCTGAGAAACTTAAGAGTCTATTAACCCGTATATCATAA